In Sulfurisphaera javensis, a single genomic region encodes these proteins:
- a CDS encoding CBS domain-containing protein, whose translation MIVKDIMTKDVVTVSKGTPIFKALEIMIGNNIRRLLVEKDGIITIRDIVYNWKKINGTVDEIMNRDLVFITPTSNIKEACRIMTGEGIGSLIVGDGVRIVGIVTERDLIRNCKVKGDTKVGDVMNVDPLVATKNAKLSDIADFMKSYWQRHAVIVDDKKPIGVISAKDIGRALLAKKDLSQVNAEGFMSINVYKVTPDSSLETARLLMAQKNIGFLPVVDAISLLGSISEREILAVLSI comes from the coding sequence ATGATAGTAAAAGATATAATGACAAAAGATGTAGTTACTGTTTCAAAAGGTACTCCAATTTTTAAAGCTCTCGAAATAATGATTGGAAATAATATTAGAAGGCTTCTTGTAGAGAAGGACGGTATAATAACGATCAGAGATATTGTATATAACTGGAAAAAAATCAATGGTACAGTAGATGAAATTATGAATAGAGATCTGGTATTCATTACCCCGACTTCTAATATAAAAGAGGCCTGTAGAATTATGACAGGCGAGGGAATTGGTTCTTTAATAGTTGGTGATGGAGTAAGAATAGTAGGGATAGTAACTGAAAGAGATCTAATTAGAAATTGTAAAGTTAAAGGGGATACAAAGGTTGGAGATGTTATGAATGTGGATCCATTAGTTGCAACAAAAAATGCTAAACTATCAGATATAGCTGACTTTATGAAATCTTACTGGCAAAGACATGCAGTTATTGTAGATGATAAAAAACCAATAGGAGTAATTTCTGCTAAAGATATAGGAAGAGCGCTTTTAGCCAAAAAAGATCTTTCTCAAGTAAATGCAGAAGGATTTATGAGTATAAACGTTTACAAAGTTACTCCAGATTCTTCATTAGAAACAGCAAGACTACTGATGGCTCAGAAAAACATAGGCTTTCTTCCAGTAGTAGATGCTATCTCATTATTAGGCAGTATAAGTGAAAGAGAAATATTAGCAGTATTATCTATATAA
- a CDS encoding lipoate--protein ligase family protein — protein MSWRFVSLPPQDGYHMVTSFVAVADYVSRGGKNTLLVFYSDKPFVNVGVHQEVWLEVNLDFTKKMGIPVVRRDLGGGTVVITPGEHDYFIVVKAEEVPSNPKALYEKYLTPVVNVLRSYGVNAQLRDQDIVVNGKKISGNGAMTYNKAVVITGNILLHLDVDLISKCIRVPTEKFRDKMAKEMSEWLTSLEKELGYIPPREEINKKLKEEFEKYLGIKFEESNLTPEEIEIWDKLAKEKMNEEWIYYKDNRHPELHTERCVKINSAVALCHLDYKARKLLRITVKIVNKKFDEVSISGDFFLMGPKDFIEYLEDSLKGVEATDYDKVIKKVFEEKKPNIFGFTAEDLINAFKEIINKPEVQEVI, from the coding sequence ATGTCTTGGAGATTTGTGTCTCTCCCTCCCCAAGATGGCTATCATATGGTAACATCTTTTGTTGCAGTGGCTGATTACGTATCAAGGGGAGGGAAAAATACACTCCTAGTTTTTTACTCTGATAAACCTTTTGTTAATGTTGGGGTTCATCAAGAAGTATGGTTAGAAGTTAACCTTGACTTCACAAAGAAAATGGGCATACCAGTAGTTAGAAGAGATTTAGGCGGAGGAACTGTTGTAATAACGCCGGGTGAACATGACTATTTTATAGTAGTTAAGGCTGAAGAGGTACCATCAAATCCTAAAGCACTTTATGAAAAGTACTTAACTCCAGTAGTTAATGTTTTACGCTCTTATGGTGTTAACGCACAACTTAGAGACCAGGATATTGTTGTTAATGGTAAAAAGATAAGTGGAAACGGTGCTATGACATATAATAAAGCTGTTGTTATAACTGGTAATATTCTACTTCATTTAGATGTGGATTTGATAAGCAAATGCATTAGAGTCCCAACTGAGAAATTCAGAGATAAAATGGCTAAAGAGATGAGTGAATGGTTAACGAGTTTAGAGAAAGAGCTAGGATACATACCTCCTAGAGAAGAGATAAATAAGAAATTAAAGGAGGAATTTGAAAAATATTTAGGAATTAAATTTGAAGAATCTAATTTAACTCCAGAAGAAATAGAAATTTGGGATAAATTAGCAAAAGAAAAGATGAATGAGGAGTGGATTTACTACAAAGATAATAGACACCCAGAATTACATACTGAAAGATGTGTTAAGATAAATAGTGCTGTAGCTTTATGTCATTTAGATTATAAGGCTAGAAAATTATTAAGAATCACAGTTAAAATAGTAAATAAGAAATTTGATGAAGTGTCAATCTCTGGTGATTTCTTCTTAATGGGACCAAAAGATTTCATAGAGTACTTAGAAGACTCGCTTAAAGGAGTAGAAGCTACTGATTATGATAAAGTAATTAAGAAAGTATTTGAGGAGAAAAAACCAAATATCTTTGGTTTTACAGCTGAAGACTTAATTAATGCTTTTAAAGAAATTATAAATAAGCCAGAAGTCCAAGAAGTTATATAG
- a CDS encoding 7-cyano-7-deazaguanine synthase, with protein MKALLLMSGGLDSSSAAYYYTKKGLDFDCLFVDYGQKSARMQLKSSSIICGKLNKKLLVANIKKLRNLFISSEDWLKPHEPIVHRNVIIIPIAIAFAKEKGYQEIIIASVKEDCEYEQNRYEIMNELKRLGEILGVKVSTPFAGMPKSFLLKIGVSSGLDPSLTYSCLLGHKYHCGQCSQCTKRKEAFKAANLPDPTKYLKFS; from the coding sequence ATGAAAGCATTACTTTTAATGTCCGGTGGACTAGATTCGTCCTCTGCAGCTTATTACTATACAAAGAAAGGGCTTGACTTTGATTGCCTATTCGTAGATTATGGACAAAAATCTGCCAGAATGCAGTTAAAAAGTAGTAGCATAATTTGCGGAAAATTGAACAAAAAACTGTTGGTAGCTAATATAAAGAAGCTAAGAAACTTATTTATTTCATCAGAAGATTGGTTAAAACCACATGAACCAATAGTTCATAGGAACGTGATAATAATTCCTATTGCAATAGCTTTCGCTAAAGAGAAAGGTTACCAAGAGATAATCATAGCAAGCGTTAAGGAAGACTGTGAATATGAACAAAACAGGTATGAAATTATGAATGAACTAAAACGCTTAGGAGAAATACTAGGAGTTAAAGTCTCTACTCCCTTTGCTGGTATGCCAAAGTCTTTTCTTTTAAAGATAGGAGTATCATCTGGATTAGATCCCTCGCTAACTTATTCTTGTTTATTAGGACATAAGTATCATTGCGGTCAATGTAGTCAATGCACAAAAAGAAAAGAAGCTTTTAAAGCCGCAAATTTGCCAGATCCCACTAAATATTTAAAGTTTTCTTAA
- a CDS encoding DUF1641 domain-containing protein: protein MAQTITDPLEKLTSPENIQRLSKLVDELPTIEKLMDKLSELDKKGELDQLIALTDQALSIIDAVQKADLINALISFGMDQVTKIQALWPLIEKLTSDRALNLIQSLDVDGLLTATEKSLPLLQKLTSDKALKVIESIDIDSLLGATEKLTPILQKLTSDKALKLLEQIDIDNLLDTTEKMLPLLNKLATMTADMQKKGQLDMLINLMQQSLDLLDAVQKADLINALISFGMDQVTKIQALWPLIEKLTSDKALTLLQSLDIDSLLNATEKMLPLLNKLTSDKALKVIESIDIDSLLGATEKLTPILQKLTSDKALKLLEQIDIDSMLNSLIALTPLLKQLTSEKTVKLLTQIDMTSMLALLERMAELQKAGVLDKLMKVFEVLGDPQLIDGLVMITQKMGVALKMWINDLPSVKPVGTFGLVGALGNKDTSYAMGALLKFAEDLGKALKE, encoded by the coding sequence TTGGCTCAAACGATTACAGACCCATTGGAAAAATTAACATCCCCAGAAAATATACAAAGATTATCAAAATTGGTAGATGAATTGCCAACAATAGAAAAGTTAATGGATAAATTAAGTGAATTAGATAAGAAAGGAGAGTTAGATCAATTAATAGCATTAACTGATCAAGCATTATCAATAATTGATGCTGTTCAAAAGGCTGACCTAATAAACGCACTAATATCCTTCGGAATGGACCAAGTAACAAAAATACAAGCACTATGGCCACTAATAGAAAAACTAACAAGCGATAGAGCATTAAATCTTATACAAAGCCTTGATGTTGATGGACTCCTTACTGCAACAGAGAAATCATTACCATTACTTCAAAAATTAACTAGTGATAAGGCATTAAAAGTAATTGAAAGCATAGACATAGATTCACTCCTAGGAGCAACAGAAAAACTAACACCAATACTACAAAAACTAACAAGCGACAAAGCACTAAAACTACTAGAACAAATAGACATAGATAATCTATTAGATACAACTGAAAAAATGCTACCATTACTTAACAAATTAGCAACGATGACAGCGGATATGCAAAAGAAAGGACAATTAGATATGTTAATTAACTTAATGCAACAATCATTAGACCTTCTTGATGCTGTTCAAAAGGCTGACCTAATAAACGCACTAATATCCTTCGGAATGGACCAAGTAACAAAAATACAAGCACTATGGCCACTAATAGAAAAACTAACAAGCGACAAAGCACTCACATTATTACAATCATTAGATATTGACAGTTTGCTCAACGCAACAGAAAAGATGTTGCCATTACTTAATAAGCTTACTAGTGATAAGGCATTAAAAGTAATTGAAAGCATAGACATAGATTCACTCCTAGGAGCAACAGAAAAACTAACACCAATACTACAAAAACTAACAAGCGACAAAGCACTAAAACTACTAGAACAAATAGACATAGACTCAATGTTAAATTCGTTAATAGCATTAACCCCATTACTTAAGCAATTAACAAGTGAAAAAACAGTAAAGCTATTAACTCAAATAGACATGACATCCATGCTTGCATTATTAGAGAGAATGGCTGAGTTACAAAAAGCCGGCGTTCTTGATAAATTAATGAAAGTATTTGAAGTATTAGGAGACCCACAATTGATAGACGGTTTAGTTATGATAACGCAGAAGATGGGTGTTGCATTAAAGATGTGGATTAATGATCTACCAAGTGTTAAACCAGTAGGAACATTCGGATTAGTTGGTGCACTAGGTAATAAGGATACTAGTTATGCTATGGGAGCGTTGCTAAAGTTTGCTGAGGACTTAGGAAAAGCCTTGAAGGAATAA
- a CDS encoding radical SAM protein — protein sequence MKKLYLYAPALKKYETDYITSDNGWKMVSVTGTACAFNCDHCNRRILEGMEDASNKERMKSIIEKVIKEGHKGLVLSGGSTIRGEVPIWRYEEILSKYANKLTFIAHTGVVKNKEIAEKFAKAGIKIALLDMVGDNETIKEVLKQPFTVDDYLNSFKYLKSVGIKIAPHVIVGLSKRGIEGDLHAIELLKEVNPDTVIIVGLMPLVGTRNTRQPSPDELKLALKKVRDEFSVPIMLGCARPRGKGYVEVDKFAVDYEIDGIAFPEEEIIPYAMNKREVIFSNACCGNVIFDALGGVLNVKNGK from the coding sequence ATGAAAAAGTTATATCTTTATGCACCAGCTTTAAAGAAATATGAAACAGATTATATCACATCTGATAATGGTTGGAAAATGGTTTCAGTTACTGGTACTGCTTGTGCTTTTAACTGTGATCATTGTAATAGGAGAATTTTAGAAGGCATGGAAGATGCTTCAAATAAAGAGAGAATGAAAAGTATTATAGAGAAAGTTATAAAGGAAGGTCATAAAGGTTTGGTTTTGTCAGGAGGTTCTACAATAAGAGGAGAAGTTCCTATATGGCGTTATGAGGAAATTTTAAGTAAATATGCTAACAAGCTGACTTTTATTGCACATACTGGAGTTGTTAAAAACAAGGAAATAGCTGAAAAATTTGCAAAAGCGGGGATAAAAATAGCCCTTTTAGACATGGTCGGTGATAATGAAACAATAAAAGAAGTGTTAAAACAACCATTTACAGTTGATGATTATCTTAACTCCTTCAAATACCTAAAGTCTGTTGGAATAAAAATTGCTCCTCATGTCATTGTTGGTTTAAGTAAAAGAGGAATAGAAGGAGATTTGCACGCTATTGAACTTCTAAAAGAAGTAAATCCAGATACTGTTATTATAGTTGGTTTAATGCCGTTAGTCGGTACTAGGAACACTAGACAACCTTCGCCAGATGAATTAAAGCTTGCATTAAAGAAAGTTAGAGACGAATTTTCAGTTCCCATCATGCTGGGATGTGCTAGACCTAGAGGTAAAGGTTATGTTGAGGTAGATAAGTTTGCAGTAGATTATGAAATTGATGGGATAGCCTTTCCAGAAGAAGAAATTATTCCTTATGCTATGAATAAAAGGGAAGTTATTTTTAGTAATGCGTGTTGTGGGAATGTAATTTTTGATGCTTTGGGGGGTGTTTTAAATGTTAAGAATGGTAAGTAG
- a CDS encoding HAD family hydrolase, giving the protein MKYAVWLDGVILKIDLTDILYRIYKGEPANIPITTETFEDWKEIFNIKDKIYLLSPYDEKNTKEIITKLGINVPYISNNGKTKPSKTPYEELIRRTGWDPINVITIGSSPLDLLSARFYDSRIKVACIERFSDCSRYSPYIIGKDLPSLLNSLRRLRKL; this is encoded by the coding sequence ATGAAATACGCAGTATGGCTAGATGGGGTAATTCTAAAGATAGATTTAACTGATATTCTTTATAGAATTTATAAAGGAGAACCAGCAAATATACCTATCACTACAGAGACTTTTGAGGATTGGAAAGAGATCTTCAATATTAAAGATAAGATTTATTTATTGTCACCTTATGACGAGAAAAACACAAAAGAAATTATAACTAAATTAGGCATTAATGTTCCTTATATAAGTAATAATGGTAAAACAAAGCCATCTAAGACCCCTTATGAGGAACTAATTAGAAGGACTGGTTGGGATCCTATTAACGTGATTACAATTGGTTCATCTCCACTTGACTTACTTTCAGCTAGATTTTATGATTCAAGAATAAAAGTCGCTTGTATAGAGAGATTTAGTGATTGTTCTAGGTACAGTCCATATATAATAGGAAAAGATCTTCCTTCTTTACTTAATTCTCTAAGAAGATTAAGAAAACTTTAA
- a CDS encoding radical SAM protein: MLRMVSSPDWVRLSFGADMVLGFSPGIFLHNALNTTINLLQYYPDGCKANCSYCGQAREVAQGPECKTLIRVEWPLRRLDDVIKKIKERQGDPRYGLQRICVGQLAHPRAAQDSIEITRRIREAGIELSISELITPTYTFKHHLIEMKKAGGDMVDVAIDAASKRVFEETRGKKVRSMHNWERYLQGIDEAVEVFGKGNAGIHLIIGLGETEKEAIDIMWYAHTRGAKITLFAFYPEQGTPMEKVKPAPVNVYRRMQLARWLIENDLIDYSAFKFNDDGVLIDIDLPPDLTIDEIAPAFMTSGCPGCNRPYSNERPNMEFRNIPWYPSRDKALKAIKQSKLPSVIKYFEQKQ, translated from the coding sequence ATGTTAAGAATGGTAAGTAGTCCAGATTGGGTTAGGTTAAGTTTTGGAGCAGATATGGTATTAGGTTTTAGTCCAGGAATTTTTTTACATAATGCATTAAATACAACAATAAACCTACTACAATACTATCCAGATGGATGTAAGGCTAACTGCTCTTATTGTGGTCAAGCTAGAGAAGTTGCTCAAGGTCCAGAGTGTAAAACATTAATAAGAGTAGAATGGCCTTTAAGAAGGCTTGATGATGTGATAAAGAAGATTAAAGAAAGGCAAGGAGATCCTAGATATGGTTTGCAAAGAATTTGTGTAGGTCAATTAGCTCACCCTAGAGCTGCCCAAGATTCTATTGAAATTACTAGAAGAATAAGGGAAGCTGGAATTGAACTTTCAATTTCAGAATTAATTACTCCGACTTATACTTTTAAGCATCATTTAATAGAAATGAAAAAAGCTGGTGGAGACATGGTTGATGTTGCAATAGACGCTGCTAGTAAAAGAGTATTCGAAGAAACAAGGGGTAAAAAAGTAAGAAGTATGCATAATTGGGAAAGATATTTGCAAGGTATTGATGAAGCTGTGGAAGTGTTTGGAAAAGGAAATGCCGGTATACATTTAATTATAGGTTTAGGAGAAACTGAGAAAGAGGCTATAGATATTATGTGGTACGCTCACACTAGAGGAGCCAAAATAACGCTATTTGCATTCTATCCAGAGCAAGGTACTCCAATGGAAAAAGTAAAGCCAGCTCCAGTAAATGTATATAGGAGAATGCAATTAGCTAGATGGCTTATTGAAAACGACTTAATCGATTATTCGGCTTTTAAGTTTAACGATGATGGAGTATTAATAGATATCGATTTACCCCCAGATTTAACTATTGATGAAATTGCACCAGCATTTATGACTTCTGGTTGTCCAGGATGCAATAGGCCTTACTCTAATGAAAGGCCTAACATGGAGTTTAGAAATATCCCATGGTATCCTTCAAGGGATAAGGCATTAAAGGCAATTAAACAAAGTAAATTACCGTCAGTTATAAAATACTTTGAGCAAAAACAATGA
- a CDS encoding sulfurtransferase TusA family protein, producing the protein MEVIDATNSECPEPFMKTVAKLMSIKSGTVKVIFKDPKCVDMITEAVKLMDCKIVETVNQDGIYSMIIEKGESSKEIKDVKLGGC; encoded by the coding sequence ATGGAAGTAATTGATGCAACTAACTCTGAATGCCCTGAACCATTTATGAAAACTGTAGCAAAGTTAATGAGTATTAAATCTGGTACTGTCAAAGTTATTTTTAAAGATCCTAAATGTGTGGATATGATAACTGAAGCAGTTAAATTAATGGATTGTAAAATTGTAGAAACTGTAAATCAAGATGGAATCTATTCAATGATAATTGAAAAAGGAGAAAGTAGTAAAGAAATTAAAGATGTTAAACTAGGTGGCTGCTAA
- a CDS encoding glycine cleavage system protein H yields MQVEGFDFPDDLYYYPEEHVWLKIEGDIITVGITSLGQYMAGKIFQVTTKNKGEKVNSRSVLFTLESAKWIGKFRLPVEGEIIDVNEEVIKNPTLLNEKPYEAWIIKIKGAVKGKIMPVSEAIKLFENDAKRVIR; encoded by the coding sequence ATGCAAGTAGAAGGTTTCGATTTTCCGGACGATCTCTATTACTATCCAGAGGAACATGTTTGGCTAAAAATTGAAGGGGATATTATAACTGTGGGAATAACTTCTCTAGGCCAATATATGGCTGGGAAAATATTCCAAGTTACAACTAAAAATAAAGGAGAGAAAGTTAATTCAAGAAGTGTTTTATTCACTCTTGAATCAGCAAAGTGGATCGGAAAATTTAGGTTACCAGTTGAAGGTGAAATAATAGACGTTAATGAGGAAGTAATAAAAAATCCTACTTTACTTAACGAGAAACCTTATGAAGCTTGGATTATTAAAATAAAAGGGGCTGTTAAAGGAAAAATAATGCCTGTTTCAGAGGCCATAAAACTCTTTGAAAATGATGCTAAAAGAGTAATAAGATAA
- a CDS encoding glycine cleavage system protein H — translation MANVSNCEIPENLLYFIEGKNTVWAKQEGTDVIVVGITDIAQTMAGKVVKVRLKKKGTKVEKGKPVATMESGKWAGPVPAPASGEIIDVNPDVEKNPVLVNQDPYGKGWLVKMKVNNPEELKQLVTGSAAVSKLTELINSEKLQCKRL, via the coding sequence ATGGCAAACGTTTCAAATTGTGAAATTCCAGAAAATTTATTATATTTCATTGAAGGAAAAAACACAGTTTGGGCTAAGCAAGAAGGAACAGACGTTATTGTAGTTGGAATAACTGATATAGCTCAAACAATGGCAGGGAAAGTTGTTAAAGTAAGATTAAAGAAAAAAGGAACAAAAGTAGAAAAAGGCAAACCTGTAGCTACTATGGAGAGCGGAAAGTGGGCAGGACCAGTCCCAGCTCCTGCCAGTGGAGAAATAATTGATGTTAATCCAGACGTTGAAAAGAATCCAGTTTTAGTAAATCAAGATCCTTATGGAAAAGGATGGCTAGTAAAAATGAAAGTAAATAACCCGGAAGAATTAAAACAACTAGTAACTGGTAGTGCTGCTGTATCAAAATTAACTGAATTAATAAATAGTGAAAAATTACAATGTAAGAGGCTGTGA
- a CDS encoding histone deacetylase family protein, producing MLGIVWDEKFKEISFSHPMIRDISKERIRRFIEIARRKLHFVEIKPEKATVYDLLKIHDEKYIKKLEEVSKIPYIGFLDSGDTIHYPGMFDDILLVLGASITAIKYSKFIEKIFIPLGGFHHALREKAMGFCPINDVAFSALTLLEKGERIAIIDIDAHHGNGLQEYLYDKPILKINIFAYDGKFFPGTGKIEERGIGEGKGLNYNVQLPLYSGDDVFEEALRILEIIPDFNPTYIIVVAGVDGHKDDGLKSLNLTCNSYNLLGLKVKRIAHKSKIIGYGGGGYGKMSSECMVSFLLGLEGKKEEIETRTSSDKEKIEKVKNEVNLFLQGFS from the coding sequence ATGTTAGGGATCGTATGGGATGAGAAATTTAAAGAAATCTCATTCTCACATCCAATGATTAGGGATATATCGAAGGAGAGAATAAGACGGTTCATTGAAATTGCTAGGAGGAAATTACATTTCGTAGAGATTAAACCAGAAAAGGCTACTGTATATGATCTGTTAAAGATTCATGACGAGAAATACATTAAGAAACTTGAGGAAGTAAGTAAGATTCCTTATATAGGCTTTCTAGATAGTGGTGATACCATTCATTACCCTGGAATGTTTGATGATATATTACTTGTTCTTGGAGCATCAATTACTGCAATAAAATATTCTAAATTTATTGAAAAGATTTTCATTCCATTAGGAGGATTTCATCATGCATTAAGAGAGAAAGCAATGGGATTTTGTCCTATAAATGACGTTGCTTTTTCTGCTTTAACTTTGTTGGAAAAGGGAGAAAGGATAGCTATTATTGATATTGATGCGCATCATGGTAATGGTTTGCAAGAATATCTTTACGATAAACCGATATTGAAGATAAACATTTTTGCATATGATGGAAAATTCTTCCCAGGAACTGGGAAAATAGAGGAAAGGGGTATTGGAGAGGGGAAAGGACTAAACTACAACGTTCAGCTTCCTTTATATTCTGGCGATGATGTTTTTGAAGAGGCTTTACGCATCTTAGAAATTATTCCAGATTTTAATCCCACATATATTATTGTCGTTGCTGGCGTTGACGGACATAAGGATGATGGATTAAAATCCCTAAACCTAACTTGTAATTCCTACAATTTACTTGGCTTAAAGGTTAAAAGAATTGCTCATAAGTCGAAGATAATAGGCTATGGTGGTGGCGGTTATGGGAAAATGAGCTCAGAGTGTATGGTTTCTTTTTTGTTAGGATTAGAAGGTAAAAAAGAAGAGATTGAAACTAGAACATCCTCTGATAAAGAGAAAATTGAAAAGGTAAAAAATGAAGTTAATTTATTCCTTCAAGGCTTTTCCTAA
- the lrs14 gene encoding HTH-type transcriptional regulator Lrs14, whose amino-acid sequence MQVEMERITLPSGKEAKLIDALSFCYDISDTEFKVLETVIEKKTITEDELVEILKLSKASVNRSLNKLVSLGFIEREKVQSSKGGRPKYLYKSLEKEELIKKITEDFKKCSEMFINTLPTFIRSSFGS is encoded by the coding sequence ATGCAAGTAGAAATGGAAAGAATAACGTTACCCTCTGGTAAAGAGGCAAAATTAATCGATGCATTAAGTTTTTGTTATGACATATCAGATACAGAATTTAAGGTATTAGAAACTGTAATTGAGAAGAAAACTATAACAGAGGACGAACTAGTAGAAATATTAAAATTGTCTAAAGCTTCTGTAAATAGAAGTCTCAATAAATTAGTCTCACTAGGATTTATAGAAAGAGAAAAAGTGCAATCAAGCAAGGGAGGAAGACCAAAGTATCTATATAAATCATTAGAGAAAGAAGAGTTAATCAAAAAAATAACTGAAGATTTCAAGAAATGTTCAGAAATGTTTATTAATACACTGCCTACATTTATTCGTTCTTCTTTTGGCAGTTAA
- a CDS encoding helix-turn-helix domain-containing protein produces MMKEKLESKKEEIRCCYKITDTDVAVLLKMVEIEKPITSEELADIFKLSKTTVENSLKKLIELGLVERTKTEGKKIGRPKYYYSITSNILEKIRADLLDCAKRMELAAT; encoded by the coding sequence ATGATGAAAGAAAAATTAGAGTCAAAAAAGGAAGAGATTAGATGTTGTTATAAAATTACAGATACAGATGTAGCAGTGTTATTAAAAATGGTAGAAATCGAGAAACCAATAACATCAGAGGAATTAGCAGACATTTTTAAATTAAGTAAAACTACAGTAGAAAATAGTTTGAAGAAATTAATAGAACTTGGACTAGTAGAAAGAACTAAAACTGAAGGAAAGAAAATAGGAAGACCAAAGTATTACTATTCTATTACCTCAAATATTCTAGAGAAAATAAGAGCTGACTTACTTGACTGTGCAAAAAGAATGGAATTAGCAGCCACCTAG
- a CDS encoding biotin/lipoate A/B protein ligase family protein, producing the protein MTLFRFIVEQGSQDKILAGEEALLESISNGAQPILRFVIFDPTAVLVGYHQAVEQEVNIDEVKKRGWDIGRRPTGGGTIIMGKEQLGWEIYADASLVGYTPEEAIKRGAEGVIKTLEKLGIKANFRPKNDVEVNGRKISGIGAFSQGKYIAVTGTILVDFNAESMVSVLRLTSEKLKDKLAKDFRDRLTWINRELGKSIEMSQIIELAKASFEEALNVKLENSTYTETEEKLISELRMKYSSPEWIFNLRKPLEGDIKYIEKKLPGGLVKVQVKMAGEKIIESVLITGDFFIEPRRAIYDLEARLKWSRVEDVEKEIRDWYKEVKIIGISADDLVNIFKEVLSK; encoded by the coding sequence ATGACGCTATTTAGATTTATTGTAGAACAAGGATCTCAGGATAAAATACTAGCCGGTGAAGAGGCACTATTAGAAAGTATAAGCAACGGAGCACAGCCAATCCTTAGATTTGTAATATTTGATCCTACTGCCGTTTTAGTTGGATATCATCAAGCTGTGGAACAGGAAGTAAATATTGACGAAGTAAAGAAAAGAGGCTGGGATATAGGTAGAAGACCAACTGGAGGGGGAACAATAATAATGGGAAAAGAACAACTAGGTTGGGAAATTTATGCTGATGCTTCTTTAGTTGGTTATACTCCAGAGGAAGCAATAAAAAGAGGTGCAGAAGGTGTAATTAAGACTCTTGAAAAATTAGGAATAAAGGCTAATTTTAGACCTAAAAATGACGTAGAAGTAAACGGAAGAAAGATATCTGGAATTGGTGCTTTCTCTCAAGGAAAATATATCGCGGTTACTGGTACAATTCTAGTTGATTTTAATGCTGAGTCTATGGTTTCAGTTTTAAGACTTACTTCTGAAAAATTGAAGGATAAATTAGCAAAAGACTTTAGAGATAGACTCACTTGGATAAATAGAGAATTAGGCAAAAGTATTGAAATGTCACAAATAATTGAATTAGCTAAGGCATCGTTCGAAGAAGCTCTTAACGTTAAGCTTGAAAATTCCACATATACTGAAACGGAAGAAAAGCTTATTTCTGAGTTAAGAATGAAATACTCTTCTCCAGAATGGATATTTAACTTAAGGAAACCTTTAGAAGGTGATATAAAATACATAGAAAAGAAATTACCCGGAGGATTAGTAAAGGTTCAAGTTAAAATGGCTGGGGAAAAGATTATTGAGTCTGTCCTAATAACTGGTGATTTCTTTATTGAACCAAGAAGGGCAATTTATGACCTTGAAGCTAGGTTAAAATGGTCGAGAGTTGAAGATGTTGAAAAAGAAATTAGAGATTGGTATAAGGAAGTTAAAATCATTGGTATATCTGCTGATGACTTAGTAAATATATTTAAGGAGGTTTTGTCTAAATGA